From one Novosphingobium sp. genomic stretch:
- the rimO gene encoding 30S ribosomal protein S12 methylthiotransferase RimO: protein MSSENTITVLPDAPKVGMVSLGCPKALVDSERILTRLRADGYAMSPDYAGADVVLVNTCGFLDSAKEESLAAIGEAIAENGRVIVTGCMGNEADVIRARFPDVLAVTGAHQYEQVVDAVHTAAPPSQGPFVDLIPSRDGEVKLTPRHYSYLKISEGCNHSCSFCIIPQLRGKLASRRIDAVLREAEKLVAAGTQELLVISQDTSAYGVDIRHESRMWKGREVRAHMTDLARELGNLRTADGTPPWVRMHYVYPYPHVDDIIPLMAEGLITPYLDIPFQHAAPNVLRAMKRPANEAKVLERVKKWREICPDLAIRSSFVVGFPGETEEDFQYLLDWLDEAQLDRVGGFRFEPVEGATANDLPGAVPEAVKEERYARLMEKTEAISAARLQAKIGRTIPVIIDEVGEADEEGDRGATGRSQADAPEIDGQVLLRDVPADLAPGDIVRVHVEDADAHDLFGVIVEN from the coding sequence ATGTCCAGCGAAAACACGATCACCGTTCTTCCCGATGCTCCCAAGGTCGGCATGGTCAGCCTTGGCTGTCCCAAGGCCCTTGTCGATTCCGAGCGGATTCTCACGCGTTTGCGGGCCGATGGCTATGCCATGAGCCCCGACTATGCCGGCGCCGATGTGGTGCTGGTGAACACCTGCGGCTTCCTCGATTCCGCCAAGGAAGAATCGCTGGCCGCCATCGGCGAGGCGATTGCCGAAAACGGTCGCGTGATCGTGACAGGCTGCATGGGCAATGAGGCCGATGTGATCCGCGCCCGCTTCCCCGATGTGCTGGCCGTCACCGGCGCGCATCAGTATGAGCAGGTGGTCGACGCGGTGCACACCGCTGCGCCGCCCTCGCAGGGGCCCTTTGTCGATCTGATCCCGAGCCGCGATGGCGAGGTGAAGCTGACGCCGCGCCACTATTCCTATCTGAAGATCTCGGAAGGCTGCAATCACTCTTGCTCCTTCTGCATCATCCCGCAACTGCGCGGCAAGCTGGCGAGCCGCCGCATCGATGCCGTGCTGCGCGAGGCGGAAAAGCTGGTTGCGGCAGGGACGCAGGAACTGCTGGTCATCAGCCAGGACACCTCGGCTTATGGCGTTGATATCCGCCATGAAAGCCGCATGTGGAAGGGCCGCGAGGTCCGCGCGCACATGACCGATCTGGCGCGCGAGCTTGGCAATCTGCGCACCGCCGACGGCACGCCGCCCTGGGTGCGCATGCATTACGTCTACCCCTATCCGCATGTGGATGACATCATTCCGCTGATGGCCGAGGGGCTGATCACGCCTTACCTCGACATTCCCTTCCAGCACGCCGCGCCCAATGTGCTGCGCGCCATGAAGCGCCCCGCCAACGAGGCCAAGGTGCTGGAGCGCGTGAAGAAGTGGCGCGAAATCTGCCCCGATCTGGCGATCCGCTCGTCCTTCGTGGTGGGCTTCCCCGGCGAGACCGAGGAGGATTTCCAATATCTGCTCGACTGGCTGGATGAGGCGCAGCTCGACCGCGTCGGCGGTTTCCGTTTCGAGCCCGTCGAAGGCGCCACCGCCAACGATCTGCCCGGCGCCGTGCCCGAGGCGGTCAAGGAAGAGCGCTACGCCCGCCTGATGGAAAAGACCGAGGCGATCAGCGCCGCGCGGTTGCAGGCCAAGATCGGCCGCACCATTCCCGTCATCATCGACGAGGTGGGCGAGGCTGACGAAGAGGGCGATCGCGGCGCCACCGGCCGCAGCCAGGCCGATGCGCCGGAGATCGACGGGCAGGTGCTGCTGCGCGATGTGCCGGCGGATCTGGCGCCGGGCGACATCGTGCGCGTGCATGTCGAAGATGCCGATGCGCATGATCTTTTTGGGGTGATTGTCGAAAATTAA